Below is a window of Candidatus Limnocylindrales bacterium DNA.
CTCCCAGAAACAGTCCCATAAACAAGGTTGTAACAATGACAACGGTTGTAGCTCCTATGACTTCTTTCCTGGAAGGCCAGGAAATCCTTTTTAGTTCATTTCTTACCTCTTGGAGGAAGACCCAGACTTTTTTCATGATAATTCT
It encodes the following:
- the secE gene encoding preprotein translocase subunit SecE — its product is MKKVWVFLQEVRNELKRISWPSRKEVIGATTVVIVTTLFMGLFLGVIDLILSRAVEFLLQR